Sequence from the Limisphaerales bacterium genome:
TTCATGGCAACGCGTACCCATGCTCGCCACATCGCTGCTGGGCGGTTCGGGAATGTCGCGCTCGGCATTCACGCTGCCCGCACATTCTGAAACGCGATCCAGTCGGCTCATTGAGATTCGGCCTCGGCGCTCATCGGTTTCAGGATTCATCCTTGGCCTCCTTGGCTTCCGGGATCACGTCAGTGTTGGCAAATTCAATGTCCATCGAGGGTTGCCAGCCTCCCAGCCGCCATCCGTTGGCGTCAAAGTCTCTCACCACGGGCGCGCCTTGGCGCCGGATGGCATCAAAAAAATTGGCCACCACCGGCACGCATTCGGCGGGCATCACCCACTTGGAGGATCCCACGGCCACGATGATGTTGTGCGGCGCGGGACTGGGTTGGTCTTGGCCGCTCATGCGGTTGCCTCCGCAGTTTCAGGTTGTTCGGGGGCGAGTCCCTGCCTTGAAAGTTCGGCCTCGTCCGCTGGATCTTCAAGGGCGGGTTTTTCAAACATCTGCTCGGCAAAGACCGGTTTGGCTGCGCTGAATCGGTTGCTGGCAAAGTCCGGCGTGTCGTGATCTTTATCCATCGCCAACGCCTGTTCGGCGTCCATGGGCCAACGTTTAGAGTGTCGGCGCAGCACCGTCTTGCGGGCCATCTCGTCATAGTCCGTCACCCACGGGCCGGAGTTGCCCGCCTTGGATCGGCCACGGATCGCGTCGATTTCATCGCGCGTCATGATCTCATAACTGGTCACACGCTCGCCATCCTCAACCCATGAAGCGCGCGAATACACGCACACCAAATCACCACGGGCCGCAGAATAATCCACCGCGTGCTTGAGTGCTGTGCGGCCGTGACCGTCATCCTCCTGCACCTCAAAGGCATCCTTGGCGCGCACCACCTTGGCTTCGGCGGTCACACCGTTGCGGCGCGCGATGGCAAGTAGCCCTTTGTAATCGATCACCAGCGTGCAATCTTTCCCGTAGGGAATCAAATGCGCGTGGCGGCCGTCCGGCTCAAGTCCCACGGCGGACAGATCCAGCAAGCACTGGAATAAACTTGGCTGCGTGCATTGGAGCAGCTTGGGGGTTCGGTTCAGCGCCGTGAGGGCGATGCGGGTGAAGCGTTCCGGGGCACAATGGCGCGGGAGGGCTTTGGCGATTTGCTCTTGAAAAGCCGGGCCTTCCAATAGCGTGCGAAGTTCGGCCTTTTGAGTGGCCATCTCGTTTTTGCTCATCTCTTGTTCTCCTTGGATTGGGGTTAAGGGTTAGGGGTTAAAATTAGCCGGCCAGCGCACGCGAGTGACAAGGGTGAACGCACACCGGCCGGCCGGATGCCCCCCAAAGCACCCATCAAAAAAACGCTTCCACGGCGTTGGGCGACTGGCCCGCGCCCCCTGCATCCAGGGCGCCGCCGTGAAAGAGTGCATCCGCATCAGATTGCGCTGTGCGGAAAAAGCCATCATGCATGGGGTGGTCTTCCATGAATAAACGCGAATAAAACGCCACGTGCGCGTTGGGCAGCTTAAATTCGCCGCCGCCCTGAATCTCTGTCTCCCATCGAATGCGCTCGATGATGGCTTGGGCGCTGTAATGCTCGCGGCCCGCCTCGATCACTTCCAGCGTGAACTGAATAAAGCGCCGGTAGACTTCCGGGTGGGCTTGGTGATAGCTCGCCCAAGCCATCGCGTTTGGTGTGTTGGGGAGCGGCTTGAATAGGTCGGATTGGTAGGTCATCGGTTCACGGGGTTGGGGTTAACGGAAAGAGATTGAGCCTCACGGCACGCCGCCTGTTCGCACGGCAAGCAAACGTGTTCGCCTCTCGCCACGGCCACCGAGCAGATCACACACACAGACACCGGCCGACGGTTGCCCGCCGGCCGATGCTGCTTTGTGTTGGGCTTGTTGCTAGTCCCTGAGAATGAAGCCCCACGCGGCTGGAACGCCAAGGAGGCGGGGGTGGAGAACCCCTCTGAAGAAACGGCGCCAGTCCGCGCGGGTGTTGATAATTGGGAAAGCATCAGTCAAGCCTCCCATAAAGTTTGGTGATGGCGCGTTGGGTCGTCGCCGGCACGCGGCGCACATCAAAGCCTCGCTTGGCAAAGCCGCCCACGCCCATATTGTAAGCGGCATAAAGGTCGCCGGCGGTGGGTTCGCGCTTCATCCGTTTGGCCAGTTGCCCGTGGATCATCGCAAGGTATGTGCGCGCGTAGATCCTCGAAATGGCGGGGTCATTCGCTCCCTGCGCGTAAGGCGTGGCCTTGAATCCGTTGGCCTTGAGCCAGCGCGAACAATCCGCCCAAGCCGGTTTGTGCATTTGAAAAGCCCCGTTTGCCTTCCCTTGATCGCCCACCGCGCGCGGGTTGTCGTTGGATTCCACGAAGGCCACCGCATCAAGCAGCTTGCCGTTGATCTCCACGCCGGAGCAGGGCACGGCGAGCAACAGTAACGCAGCCAGCACCGCCACCAATCGGCACGCGCTGCGGGCCTCAAAGGCCAACACGTCCTTGAGCCTGTAACGAACTGCACGGGCGCCGAAGCGCACGCACTTCAATCTACCCTCACGCGTCCATCGGCGGATTGTGTCCGGATGAACGGCGAGCTTCTCGGCAACATCTTGTCTGGTTAAGTATGCAGTCATGGTTTCCTTGGGGTTGGGGGTTAATGGTTCAAGACTTTTGACGAAAAAAGACGGGCGCGCACATAGCAGGAAAGGGTGCGGTGGTCGGCCTTGGCGGCACGAGCCAGCGCCTTGAGTTCGGTGGGAGTTAAGCACACGCCCAAAGTCTTGGTGCGTTTGTCGGCGGGCTTCCTTGGCTTCAATGTCGTAACCTCCATCGCTGGAAGCAGTAAAGCATCAATGGTTTAAAGGTTCAAGACTTATTTGAGAATCTGCAAGGAAACTTGTTCGCGCTTTATTCCCCGTCATCCTCGGAAGGGGGGCGGCCTTTCGGCGCAACGGGTAGGCCGAGCTTGATGCGGATAAAGTCGCTGTAATTCCGGATGCCGAGGCGATCCATTTCGGCATCGACTTCGGCCTTCTCGGAATCAGTCACCCAAATGGCTAGGTTCTTGGTTCGGTCGCGGGATGTCTTGGATCGTTTTGACATTGGCTCGTCATTAAGGCCTTGGCCATTGAGTCCGGCGCAGTGTGTTCCCTCTCGGCAAGTTCCAGCAGCCGCGCGTAAGCGTCGGGCGCAAGCCGGAAAGTGAGGCGGTGTAAAGTTTCAAAATCACGGGCGGGGAAGGTACTGCATTGCTTGGGGTTGTCAATATTGCGAGTGGGCGTCAATGTTTCCATAGGGTTGCATAGGGTTGCATGGGTTGCATTTGGGCGGCAAAACGCCGCTGCTTTGGGTTGCTCTTAATTTTACCATTTTTCGCCGGCCTGTATACAGGTATTTTGCGTTAACTGAAACAGTGATAAAGTGGGGTGCGCCAGCGCCTCGATTTCCGGAGCCGGAAAACCTCCCGCCGCTAGGGTGCAATTTCCCAAAACGCTCTGGCCTCCGCCGGCGATACGCGCCCATCGTAATGGCGCCTGAAAACGTCGCTTTTTTCTTCGTGGCCCATCAGGTATTTTGTCCAATCCGGCCGGCCGTGCTGGGCAACGTGCATGGAGGCAAACGTGTGGCGCTTGATATGACTGCCCCATTCCCATTGCCCAAGCGCGCCAAGCTTCGCATCATTGCGTAGCTTCTCCATTTTTTTGCGGTAGTTTGTGAACGGGTAGAGATCGCCGCCACGCTTTAGCCATTTCACGCAATTGGGCGGGACGGGAACCATGCGGCGCATTCGCGTGCGGCCGGCTCCGGTTGGCACTTCCAGTTCCGGCGTGGGCCGGTCTAGGTGGATATTGGGCCAGCCCACGCCGATGCTGTCAGCGCTGCCCACCATCTCACTGATCCGCAACCCGCAAAAGTATCCAATGGCCAGAAAAGGAACCATCGCGGGGTGATGCTTCTTGGCGGTTGCCAAAAGTTCTCCGGCCTGTTCCGCGTTGTGCCAGCAAATTTCCTTTTGGCCGATAGGTGAAAGCTCGGCATCGGCGGCGGGGTTTTTTGCAATCCATCCTTGTTTCACGCTCCAATTGAAAAAGCGGCTCAATCGCGTGCGGTATCCTTTTTGGGTTATCGGCGCGCGGCCGCGCACTTTCGCAAATTCTTCAATGGTTTTGTGGGTGATCTCGCCAAGCGGCATATCCCCGTATAATGCGCCAAATCCTTTGACTATATTTTTAACGGTTTTGCTGCTGCTTTTTGCCAGCTCCAGCCCTTCCCAATATACCAAAAATTCGCGGATCGCATCGGCCGTTAGCACATCCGTGCGCGGGCGGTATTGGTCGTAGGCCATAGCCGCGTCCATCAACTTGAATTGCCCGGCCTCGGCGATTTGAACCGCGGCCAGTGTGTCGGCAACCACGGCTTGCGGTAGGCCCGCCAGTTGGCGCAGCATTCCGGCCGCGTCTTGGTATTGACCGGCAAAAGCTTTTGCGTCACCCTCGCGCGCGAACAACCTTTTGACCGGTTTGCCACCCAATTGAAAGTTAACACGCCAACGCACATTTCCATGATGATTGATTTTTGTGATTTTCATAAATTGACTTTCCGGCTTCGGGCCATTTCGGGCCGATTAGTTCGGGCCATTCGGGTCGGCTTTGCTGCACGTTTGCGTACCTTTCTGCACGCTTATGCATCAAAGCCAAGGAGGCGTCAATTGTATTTAAAGGCAGTAAACAGGGGGTTTACTGGGATTCGCGTGCGTAGCTCAATTGGATAGAGCAGTAGTTTCCGGAACTACTGTTTTTTTCGTTTTTCCATTAGAAAACAAAGGTCAAGCGGCTTCGGGCCATTTCGGGCGAGTCGGCTGGGCTTCATTTCTTTGCGCCTCCTTATTTTTCGCACGCACGGCGGCGCGGCGCTTCATCTCCTTGGATCGCTGTAATGGCGTGAGGTTGGCCCAGACGGCTTGGCCGCCTGCGGAGGATTTTGATTTGCCGCCTTTGCGGCCCATCTCGGCCATAAATTGGCTGACGGCTTTGGGGATTTCAGTTTTCTTCGGCATCGTTTTCATTTATTTGCCCTTTTTTCTTTGTTTACTAGTTTTGGATGGAGATAGTCGGAGCCAATCGCTTGATTGTTTTCTCCCGCCAGCGGCGGCCGATTTCAAATGATTTCAAGACGCCCTCGGACGTGGGTTCCCCTGCCTCCACTTCGCCGGCCATGAATGACTCGACGGATCCACCGCGTGTCTCTTGCAGGTGATCGGAGACTCTCGCCATTCCGGCGTCATTTAGATTGCGGAGTGAGCTGCCGATGTTGCCCGCCATTTCCTTTAGAATGCAGGCAGTTTCGTAGTTGGTTTTATATTTTACTTTCATTTTTTATTCTCTCGACTTTAGCGGCCTGAGTCCGG
This genomic interval carries:
- a CDS encoding recombinase RecT, translating into MSKNEMATQKAELRTLLEGPAFQEQIAKALPRHCAPERFTRIALTALNRTPKLLQCTQPSLFQCLLDLSAVGLEPDGRHAHLIPYGKDCTLVIDYKGLLAIARRNGVTAEAKVVRAKDAFEVQEDDGHGRTALKHAVDYSAARGDLVCVYSRASWVEDGERVTSYEIMTRDEIDAIRGRSKAGNSGPWVTDYDEMARKTVLRRHSKRWPMDAEQALAMDKDHDTPDFASNRFSAAKPVFAEQMFEKPALEDPADEAELSRQGLAPEQPETAEATA
- a CDS encoding helix-turn-helix domain-containing protein; translation: MTAYLTRQDVAEKLAVHPDTIRRWTREGRLKCVRFGARAVRYRLKDVLAFEARSACRLVAVLAALLLLAVPCSGVEINGKLLDAVAFVESNDNPRAVGDQGKANGAFQMHKPAWADCSRWLKANGFKATPYAQGANDPAISRIYARTYLAMIHGQLAKRMKREPTAGDLYAAYNMGVGGFAKRGFDVRRVPATTQRAITKLYGRLD
- a CDS encoding phage integrase SAM-like domain-containing protein, giving the protein MKITKINHHGNVRWRVNFQLGGKPVKRLFAREGDAKAFAGQYQDAAGMLRQLAGLPQAVVADTLAAVQIAEAGQFKLMDAAMAYDQYRPRTDVLTADAIREFLVYWEGLELAKSSSKTVKNIVKGFGALYGDMPLGEITHKTIEEFAKVRGRAPITQKGYRTRLSRFFNWSVKQGWIAKNPAADAELSPIGQKEICWHNAEQAGELLATAKKHHPAMVPFLAIGYFCGLRISEMVGSADSIGVGWPNIHLDRPTPELEVPTGAGRTRMRRMVPVPPNCVKWLKRGGDLYPFTNYRKKMEKLRNDAKLGALGQWEWGSHIKRHTFASMHVAQHGRPDWTKYLMGHEEKSDVFRRHYDGRVSPAEARAFWEIAP